In a single window of the Sceloporus undulatus isolate JIND9_A2432 ecotype Alabama unplaced genomic scaffold, SceUnd_v1.1 scaffold_1434, whole genome shotgun sequence genome:
- the LOC121917891 gene encoding 60S ribosomal protein L6-like, with product MADKKRAKKIQMTHTKHNQMLAQRIGKYSQSAQKAIYKCKYSAPETKMEKKKRERNPSAITKLVGGDKNGSHRVVKLCKMQRDFGAEFQVGPNQIQSVNSQRHALAIWRKPQMLQLLKKDGVALKRRFHLHL from the exons ATGGCAGACAAAAAGAGAGCAAAGAAGATTCAGATGACCCATACCAAACATAACCAAATGCTGGCCCAAAGGATTGGAAAATATTCTCAGTCAGCTCAGAAGGCCATCTACAAATGCAAATACAGTGCTCCAGAAACAAAG atggaaaagaaaaaacgAGAGAGAAATCCATCTGCTATCACAAAGCTGGTTGGGGGAGATAAGAATGGGAGTCACAGAGTAGTGAAACTCTGCAAAATG CAACGAGATTTCGGGGCAGAGTTTCAAGTGGGACCTAATCAGATCCAATCGGTCAATTCGCAAAGACATGCATTAGCAATCTGGCGCAAACCTCAAATGCTACAGCTTCTGAAGAAAGACGGAGTGGCTCTTAAGAGGCGCTTTCACCTTCATTTATGA